In the genome of Botrytis cinerea B05.10 chromosome 13, complete sequence, one region contains:
- the Bcceg1 gene encoding Bcceg1 yields MSGPVHDIQAPGIQAQGEILFHMRREVAQLLNRSNPSFPGAQPVSFTRRHLDELTRQDYYVCEKSDGFRYLLYLTDDEAHEECHYLIDRRNDYWYVPKGSLHFPIPRDIEGFHRKTLIDGELVMDKTPNGMQPKFLVFDCMVLDGNSLMNRTLDKRLAYFSERIFSPYQDLLRNFPQEIPYFHFLMELKRMEFGYAMEMMFRQTLPNLPHGNDGLIFTCRSSEYKHGTDQNILKWKPENENSIDFKLGLDFPTVEPDAMDLAEGNTEPYIDYDAIPVCNLSVNAGNGKDEWYGTMHLEPEEWEKLKELNEPLNDRIVECYMDDKKRWRYMKFRDDKEVANHTSTVESVIESIRDRVTEKDLIAAAPRIRDAWKRRDAEKKAAAAAAAAA; encoded by the coding sequence ATGAGCGGTCCCGTCCACGACATCCAAGCCCCTGGTATCCAGGCACAGGgcgaaatattatttcacaTGCGAAGAGAAGTCGCGCAGCTACTCAATCGATCCAATCCCAGTTTCCCCGGCGCACAGCCTGTCAGTTTTACCAGACGTCATCTCGATGAATTGACGCGACAAGATTATTACGTGTGCGAGAAATCAGATGGGTTTCGCTACTTACTCTATCTGACCGACGATGAGGCCCACGAAGAATGTCATTATTTGATCGATAGAAGGAATGATTACTGGTATGTACCTAAAGGGAGTCTTCATTTTCCTATTCCTCGCGACATCGAAGGATTCCATAGAAAGACTTTGATTGATGGGGAATTGGTCATGGACAAGACCCCAAACGGGATGCAGCCGAAATTCCTCGTCTTCGATTGTATGGTGTTGGATGGGAACAGTCTTATGAATCGCACACTCGACAAACGACTTGCATATTTCTCGGAAAGGATCTTTTCGCCGTACCAAGATCTCTTGCGCAACTTCCCTCAAGAGATACCTTACTTCCACTTCTTGATGGAGTTGAAGCGAATGGAATTTGGCTATGCGATGGAAATGATGTTTCGACAAACTCTACCAAACTTGCCGCATGGAAACGATGGCTTGATTTTCACATGCAGGAGTTCGGAATACAAACATGGAACAGATCAAAACATATTGAAATGGAAACCCGAAAACGAGAATAGTATCGATTTTAAACTCGGGCTCGATTTTCCCACCGTTGAGCCCGATGCTATGGATCTCGCAGAAGGAAATACAGAGCCATACATTGATTACGATGCCATTCCGGTTTGCAACCTATCCGTCAATGCAGGCAATGGAAAGGATGAATGGTATGGAACTATGCATCTAGAACCAGAGGAATGGGAGAAGTTGAAGGAACTCAACGAACCGCTCAACGACCGAATAGTAGAATGTTACATGGACGACaagaaaagatggagataCATGAAGTTCAGAGATGACAAGGAGGTTGCAAACCATACAAGTACAGTGGAGAGCGTTATTGAAAGTATCCGGGATCGTGTAACGGAGAAGGATTTAATTGCCGCTGCACCTCGAATTAGGGATGcatggaagaggagagatgcGGAGAAGAAAGCTGCTGCCGCTGCCGCTGCCGCTGCATAA